A single Aggregatilinea lenta DNA region contains:
- a CDS encoding cytochrome c3 family protein: MPASLVRQALLRGLVILLFGLAGAALASTGAFAQGDSPQITAEPEPVESPDPATDMLLEGTAEAQPQSCADCHVDVVSAWEGGAHAQAYADPVFQTAWDAQSNDSMCLECHTTDFDARTGEYAHEGVTCEACHGETPANHPDEPLIVEPGLEVCAGCHTTTFAEWKVSAHGEQQLACTTCHNPHPQTLRFDSANALCLNCHDEDVRDDFAHLTHVDQNCTDCHWFHPSQEDLLAHYTSGNLFPTGHTAKVETQACVTCHGELVAAEATPGVTVETDVTLSSAHPLLEAQVRIQELEAEVKTAYAEGDNNATLRLIQGLILGVATGAVVVALASRFRRRNPTIIQDREE, translated from the coding sequence ATGCCTGCCTCCCTGGTTCGTCAAGCGCTGCTGCGCGGTCTGGTCATACTCTTATTTGGACTGGCGGGCGCTGCATTGGCAAGTACAGGCGCCTTCGCGCAGGGGGATAGTCCCCAGATCACCGCCGAGCCGGAACCGGTCGAGTCGCCGGATCCGGCGACGGACATGCTGCTGGAAGGGACTGCCGAAGCGCAGCCGCAGTCGTGCGCCGACTGCCATGTGGATGTGGTCAGCGCGTGGGAGGGTGGCGCGCACGCCCAGGCATACGCCGATCCCGTGTTTCAAACCGCGTGGGACGCGCAAAGCAACGACTCGATGTGCCTCGAATGCCACACGACCGATTTCGACGCGCGCACCGGTGAGTACGCGCACGAGGGCGTGACCTGCGAGGCGTGCCACGGCGAGACACCGGCCAACCACCCCGACGAGCCGCTGATCGTGGAGCCGGGACTGGAAGTGTGCGCCGGGTGCCACACGACGACCTTTGCCGAGTGGAAGGTCAGCGCGCATGGCGAGCAGCAGCTGGCCTGCACCACGTGCCACAACCCGCACCCGCAAACGCTGCGGTTCGACTCGGCCAACGCGCTGTGCTTAAATTGTCACGATGAAGATGTGCGCGATGACTTTGCACATTTGACACATGTAGATCAAAATTGTACCGACTGTCACTGGTTCCATCCGTCGCAGGAAGACTTGCTGGCGCACTACACCAGTGGTAACTTGTTCCCCACCGGACACACCGCCAAAGTGGAAACACAGGCGTGTGTTACCTGTCACGGTGAGCTGGTCGCAGCCGAGGCTACTCCCGGCGTCACCGTCGAAACCGATGTCACACTATCGTCCGCTCATCCACTCCTGGAAGCGCAGGTGCGCATTCAGGAGCTGGAGGCAGAAGTGAAAACAGCCTACGCTGAGGGCGATAATAACGCCACGCTGCGCCTGATCCAGGGCCTGATCCTGGGTGTCGCAACCGGGGCCGTCGTCGTCGCCCTTGCTTCGCGCTTCCGTCGTCGTAACCCTACCATCATCCAAGACCGGGAAGAGTGA
- a CDS encoding LysR family transcriptional regulator has product MLELHELQVFLTAAETENFSEAGRILQISQPAVSAQIQTLENRLHTQLFDRAGRNIHLNEVGEALVPMVRNLLREAQRLEESITAYQGQLVGHLTIGCSTAAGKYVLPKIMARFRNHYPSVNMTCYVGAREHALERLCAGQVDLAVSSLRVPRSGVEYQHFSDDLLVLIAPLDHPWAKAASLCPEDLLAHPMVLRESGSGTCITLNRELAAFDMSIEMFQPCLTLWNTEAIVQAVVEGVAPGFVSYTAAEWALHAGLVAEVPVTGLRPVQRLYMARNTSFRTTEAQEAFWDFTFASENELLRQHIL; this is encoded by the coding sequence ATGCTAGAGCTACACGAACTCCAGGTCTTTCTCACCGCCGCCGAAACCGAGAACTTTTCAGAAGCAGGGCGGATCTTGCAGATCTCGCAGCCTGCCGTCAGCGCGCAGATTCAGACCCTGGAGAACCGGCTGCATACCCAGTTGTTCGACCGGGCGGGGCGCAATATTCACCTGAATGAGGTGGGCGAGGCGCTGGTGCCGATGGTGCGCAACCTGCTGCGCGAAGCGCAGCGGCTGGAGGAAAGCATCACCGCTTACCAGGGACAGTTGGTGGGACACCTGACGATCGGGTGCAGCACCGCGGCGGGCAAGTACGTGCTGCCCAAGATCATGGCGCGCTTCCGCAACCACTATCCCAGCGTGAACATGACCTGCTACGTGGGCGCGCGCGAGCACGCGCTGGAACGGCTGTGCGCGGGCCAGGTGGATTTGGCCGTGAGCAGCCTGCGAGTGCCCCGCAGCGGGGTTGAATACCAGCATTTTTCGGACGATCTGCTGGTGCTCATCGCGCCGCTCGATCATCCGTGGGCGAAGGCGGCGAGCCTGTGCCCCGAAGACCTGCTGGCCCACCCGATGGTGCTGCGCGAGTCCGGCTCCGGCACATGCATCACGCTCAACCGCGAGCTGGCGGCGTTCGACATGAGCATCGAGATGTTCCAGCCGTGCCTGACGCTGTGGAATACCGAGGCGATCGTGCAGGCGGTGGTCGAAGGCGTCGCGCCGGGCTTCGTGTCGTACACGGCGGCGGAATGGGCGTTGCACGCCGGGCTGGTGGCCGAAGTGCCGGTGACCGGGCTGCGGCCTGTGCAGCGGCTCTATATGGCCCGCAATACCAGCTTCCGCACCACCGAAGCTCAAGAAGCCTTCTGGGACTTCACCTTTGCGTCCGAAAATGAACTTTTGCGCCAACACATTCTTTAA
- a CDS encoding 4Fe-4S dicluster domain-containing protein, which translates to MPEENGKYLTRREFVTATATLGASVAVAVALSEFPPLRDLIAQEVALQDEVQQSSGNGTNLNVTEEGHHWGMLIDLRKCIGCQYCVYACQATNDVPDDMRWNVYLPEVTPNGDPFHMTRPCLHCEDAPCVAVCPTRATFNREDGLVVMDYDLCIGCRYCQVACPYDVRRFNWSEREGSSGYQPEWGSAEVERRPRGVMEKCTFCVQRIDRGLAQGLVPGEDRAATPACVNICPVQARVFGDLNDINSPISLQLQELPNFRLREDLGTEPSVYYVPPEGLTV; encoded by the coding sequence ATGCCTGAGGAAAACGGAAAATATCTCACTCGCCGTGAGTTCGTCACGGCCACAGCAACGCTGGGCGCCAGTGTGGCGGTCGCCGTCGCGCTGAGCGAGTTCCCGCCCCTGCGGGATCTCATCGCTCAGGAAGTCGCCCTTCAAGACGAAGTTCAGCAGTCCAGCGGTAACGGTACCAATCTCAACGTGACCGAAGAGGGTCACCACTGGGGCATGCTGATCGACCTGCGCAAGTGCATCGGCTGCCAGTACTGCGTCTATGCCTGCCAGGCGACGAATGACGTGCCGGACGACATGCGCTGGAACGTCTACCTGCCAGAGGTTACCCCCAACGGCGATCCATTCCACATGACCCGCCCCTGCCTGCACTGCGAGGACGCGCCGTGCGTGGCCGTGTGCCCCACCCGCGCGACCTTCAACCGCGAGGACGGGTTGGTGGTCATGGACTACGACCTGTGCATCGGCTGCCGCTACTGCCAGGTGGCCTGCCCTTACGACGTGCGCCGCTTCAACTGGTCGGAGCGTGAAGGATCGAGCGGCTACCAGCCCGAATGGGGCAGCGCCGAAGTGGAGCGTCGCCCGCGCGGCGTGATGGAGAAGTGTACTTTCTGCGTTCAGCGCATCGACCGCGGTCTGGCGCAGGGGCTTGTCCCCGGCGAAGACCGCGCCGCGACGCCTGCCTGCGTCAACATTTGCCCGGTGCAGGCCCGCGTCTTTGGCGACCTCAATGACATCAACAGCCCGATTTCGCTGCAGCTTCAGGAACTGCCGAACTTCCGCCTGCGTGAAGACCTCGGCACCGAGCCAAGCGTGTACTACGTGCCGCCGGAGGGCCTCACCGTATGA
- a CDS encoding rhodanese-like domain-containing protein codes for MRKFVSLLLALVLALPLALPFAPALAQADAVVSRLEAYNANLPAGYGNVSADDLVVELAESADLTIVDVREVDEYDGGHIEGAINVPIRTLAQNLDLLPDLDAKIVVVCGSAFRSAIGMTSLQILGYTDVRSMSGGMGAWNELGYATVTEPTEAEAGTAPEIDADVLAAVDAELSNLPAGYGGIKAEDLNVKLTEAAPDMLIDVRTPDEWATGYIAGATHMPLAELMSFAGDLPEDKAADLVIYCASGHRGNMAATMLRTLGYTNVLNLSGGIKAWQSAGLPIEGAAPAEESAEAASFSIETVLADTIAAMPASFNAVRAADLFTELEATPDLPLIDVRTPDEYAEGHFAGAINVPLTELTDHLDLLPAQDVSFVVYCGSAHRSAMATFLLDLLGYSDVRSMLGGFKVGADAGIPTSTDAVEAAAGTAPEIDADLFAAIDAYVKAIPAGYGTISADDLNVALVEAAPALVDVRTAAEVEQGKIEGAIAIELRDLMTAQDQWPQDKAQAIVVYSGENHRGAMAMVALQLMGYEDVKTLAGGLPAWAAKEYPVVTG; via the coding sequence ATGCGTAAGTTCGTATCCTTGCTTTTGGCGCTGGTGCTGGCGCTCCCGCTGGCACTGCCCTTTGCACCCGCCCTGGCGCAGGCTGACGCTGTCGTCAGCCGCCTGGAGGCGTACAACGCCAACCTGCCTGCCGGGTATGGCAACGTCAGTGCTGACGACCTCGTCGTCGAGCTGGCCGAAAGTGCCGATCTCACTATCGTGGACGTGCGTGAGGTGGACGAGTATGACGGCGGCCACATCGAGGGCGCGATCAACGTCCCGATCCGCACCCTGGCCCAGAACCTCGACCTGCTGCCCGACCTCGACGCGAAGATCGTGGTCGTCTGCGGCTCGGCGTTCCGCTCGGCCATCGGCATGACCTCGCTGCAAATCCTGGGCTACACCGATGTCCGCAGCATGAGCGGCGGCATGGGGGCCTGGAACGAACTCGGGTACGCCACCGTCACCGAGCCAACCGAAGCCGAAGCAGGCACTGCTCCTGAGATCGACGCGGACGTGCTGGCCGCCGTCGACGCCGAGCTGTCCAACCTGCCTGCCGGGTATGGCGGCATCAAGGCCGAAGACCTCAACGTCAAGCTGACCGAAGCTGCGCCGGACATGTTGATCGACGTGCGCACGCCGGACGAGTGGGCGACGGGCTACATCGCGGGCGCGACGCACATGCCGCTGGCCGAGTTGATGAGCTTCGCGGGCGACCTGCCGGAAGATAAGGCCGCCGATCTCGTGATCTACTGCGCCAGCGGTCACCGGGGCAACATGGCCGCGACCATGCTGCGCACACTGGGCTACACCAACGTTCTGAACCTGTCCGGCGGCATCAAGGCCTGGCAGTCGGCGGGCCTGCCCATCGAAGGCGCGGCCCCGGCGGAAGAAAGCGCCGAAGCCGCTTCGTTCAGCATCGAGACGGTACTGGCCGATACCATCGCGGCGATGCCCGCCAGCTTCAACGCTGTGCGCGCCGCCGACCTGTTCACCGAGCTTGAAGCGACCCCCGACCTGCCGCTGATCGACGTGCGCACGCCGGACGAGTACGCTGAAGGCCACTTCGCGGGCGCGATCAACGTGCCGCTGACCGAACTGACCGATCACCTCGATCTGCTGCCCGCGCAGGACGTCAGCTTCGTGGTGTACTGCGGCAGCGCCCACCGTTCCGCGATGGCGACCTTCCTGCTCGACCTGCTCGGCTACAGCGACGTTCGCAGCATGCTGGGCGGTTTCAAGGTCGGTGCGGATGCGGGCATCCCCACCAGCACCGACGCGGTTGAAGCTGCTGCCGGAACCGCACCGGAAATCGACGCGGATCTGTTCGCCGCCATCGACGCCTACGTGAAGGCGATCCCCGCCGGGTACGGCACGATCAGCGCGGACGATCTGAACGTGGCGCTGGTCGAAGCGGCCCCCGCACTGGTCGACGTCCGCACCGCCGCCGAGGTGGAACAGGGCAAGATCGAAGGCGCGATTGCCATTGAGCTGCGCGACCTGATGACCGCGCAGGATCAGTGGCCGCAGGACAAG